From a single Larimichthys crocea isolate SSNF chromosome XIII, L_crocea_2.0, whole genome shotgun sequence genomic region:
- the flcn gene encoding folliculin isoform X1: MNALVALCHFCELHGPRTLFCTEALHPPSPSPSSQAGVPVPGDRDRDGDREGEGLTMRANSSATQRGEMCDGCRSLPASHPGFVSIDDETGIRFLSHQHPRQPQLFSVVRQACVRSLSCEVNSDVCPGREGPIFFGDEQHGFVFSHTFFIKDSLARGFQRWYSIVMVAMDRIYLINSWPFLLRHLRLTIQSLQSTALKVFDNEQGVCPQRAVRMNSVFSPAVFPHQRSGNAARSLTSLTQHPNLWASLHSSFSWLLKACGSRLTEKLLEGAPTEDTLVLIERQTEQEEEMSCWEGAEGGGSKSQRHLSESELGHDFLCDYAKLDELPGPKFRSLRHLRQVLGAAEFRQLVWHVLMGNQVIWRGADPGLIQSAFTVLKSLVPVGCVRSVPYSAQYEEAYKCNFLGLSPDVPIPTHVSSSEFSVLVDVSSERSCQISVMGEDDVSSLYQFTISSANTQPTDRGPTLLNKLEVALNNENLSVDVVSHCLLCLKEEWMNKVKVLFKFSKVDGRGREDTQKVLALLGATGPGEEDNVRLLKFWMTGLSKTYKSHLMTAVRGGERSPSQ, translated from the exons ATGAATGCTCTGGTTGCTCTCTGTCACTTCTGTGAACTCCATGGCCCTCGCACATTGTTTTGCACTGAGGCGCTGCACCCTCCGTCCCCATCCCCGTCATCTCAGGCAGGTGTCCCAGTGCCTGGAGACAGGGACCGAGATGGAGACCGGGAAGGTGAAGGGCTGACCATGAGGGCCAACAGCTCGgccacacagagaggagaaatgtgTGAC GGATGTCGATCTCTTCCTGCATCTCACCCGGGCTTCGTGAGCATCGATGATGAAACAGGCATACGCTTCCTGAGCCACCAGCATCCCAGACAGCCACAGTTGTTCAGTGTGGTGCGCCAGGCCTGCGTTCGCAGCCTCAGCTGTGAGGTAAACAGTGAC gTGTGTCCCGGTCGTGAAGGGCCAATTTTCTTTGGAGATGAGCAACACGGTTTTGTGTTCTCGCACACTTTCTTTATCAAAGACAGTCTGGCCAGAGGCTTCCAGCGCTGGTACAGTATTGTCATGGTAGCAATGGACAGGATCTACCTTATCAATTCCTGGCCTTTCCTGTTACGCCACCTTAGACTCACTATACAGAGCCTGCAAAGCACAGCCCTCAAG GTGTTTGACAATGAACAAGGAGTTTGTCCCCAGCGAGCAGTGAGGATGAACAGTGTCTTCTCACCTGCAGTTTTCCCACACCAAAGGAGTGGCAACGCAGCCCGGTCACTAACTTCTCTCACCCAGCATCCCAACCTCTGGGCCAGCCTGCACTCCTCCTTTAGCTG GCTACTGAAGGCCTGTGGGAGCCGTCTGACAGAGAAGCTGCTGGAGGGAGCCCCCACCGAGGACACACTGGTGCtcatagagagacagacag AgcaagaggaggaaatgagctGCTGGGAGGGAGCAGAAGGAGGCGGTTCAAAGTCACAGCGGCATCTGTCGGAGAGCGAGCTGGGCCACGACTTCCTGTGTGATTATGCAAAATTAGACGAGTTACCTGGCCCAAAATTTAGGTCACTGAGGCACTTGAGACAG GTCCTCGGGGCTGCAGAGTTTCGTCAGCTAGTGTGGCACGTGCTCATGGGAAATCAGGTCATATGGAGAGGCGCAGACCCCGGGCTCATCCAGTCTGCTTTTACAGTGCTAAAG TCTCTGGTGCCAGTAGGTTGTGTGCGTTCTGTGCCGTACAGTGCTCAGTACGAGGAGGCCTACAAATGCAACTTCCTGGGCCTCAGCCCAGATGTTCCTATTCCAACCCACGTCAGCTCCTCAG AGTTTTCAGTGCTGGTGGATGTCAGTTCAGAGAGAAGCTGTCAGATCTCAGTCATGGGCGAAGACGATGTTTCCTCACTTTATCAGTTCACTATCAGCAGTGCCAACACACAGCCCACAGACAGGG GTCCCACGTTACTGAACAAGCTTGAGGTGGCTCTGAACAACGAGAACTTGTCTGTGGACGTCGTATCTCACTGCCTATTGTGTCTGAAGGAGGAGTGGATGAA TAAGGTCAAAGTGCTGTTTAAATTCTCCAAAGTGGACgggcgagggagggaggacacCCAGAAGGTTCTGGCCCTCCTTGGCGCCACAGGACCCGGTGAGGAGGACAACGTCAGGCTGCTTAAGTTCTGGATGACTGGACTCAGCAAAACCTACAAGAGTCATTTAATGACAGCAGTgcgaggaggtgagaggagcccCAGCCAGTGA
- the cdc42ep5 gene encoding cdc42 effector protein 5 — MPLHKSSRAPRLDPTMISAPLGDFRHTMHIGRGGDAFGDTSFLSTLGPSSSSPASPDTGSPGMSPAADPQVAVDHSDLYTDAPGSPQNNELQHSESVSSFTLDLDLDLGPSMLGDVLGVMDGLGLDSNEEVVLSPKSGASSVAAKPGKGATEMSVNMQNELNGKNLVGLDGNQMEDGRIPDGNGIKPKGLRPKVRFSDKREEIIRQASEEEEGQGFDFQDEDQLACHSPTRGESIVSGGETEFTNHKVDLPPSPASSHSSEYEGVTSLDRRRVDSCHSETDSEEEEEEVGRGYTFEDEFDDEIGL; from the coding sequence ATGCCACTGCACAAATCATCCCGGGCCCCTCGCCTGGACCCTACCATGATCTCGGCACCACTGGGTGACTTTCGCCACACCATGCACATTGGTAGGGGAGGTGATGCCTTTGGGGACACCTCCTTCCTGTCCACTCTTGGCCCCAGCTCATCCAGCCCAGCCAGCCCAGATACGGGTAGTCCAGGGATGTCGCCGGCTGCTGACCCTCAGGTTGCAGTCGACCACAGTGATCTTTATACAGATGCTCCAGGAAGTCCACAGAACAATGAGCTTCAGCACTCTGAGTCAGTGTCTTCATTCaccctggacctggacctggatctAGGCCCGTCTATGCTGGGGGATGTACTCGGGGTGATGGACGGTTTGGGGCTTGACTCCAATGAGGAGGTTGTGTTGAGTCCCAAAAGTGGCGCTTCCTCAGTTGCAGCAAAGCCGGGAAAAGGTGCCACGGAGATGTCTGTGAACATGCAGAACGAGCTGAACGGGAAAAACTTGGTTGGGTTAGATGGCAACCAGATGGAAGATGGCAGGATACCAGATGGGAATGGGATCAAGCCAAAGGGTTTACGACCAAAAGTACGATTCAGTGACAAGCGAGAGGAGATAATTCGCCAAGCatctgaagaggaagagggtcAAGGGTTTGACTTCCAGGATGAGGATCAGCTGGCGTGTCACAGTCCAACGAGGGGCGAGAGCATAGTAAGTGGAGGTGAAACCGAGTTCACCAATCACAAAGTAGATTTGCCACCTAGCCCGGCCTCGTCACATAGCTCAGAGTATGAAGGAGTCACCTCACTGGACAGGAGGAGGGTCGACAGCTGCCACTCAGAGACTGATtcggaggaggaagaggaggaagtagGACGGGGCTACACATTTGAAGATGAGTTTGATGATGAAATTGGTCTATAG
- the grwd1 gene encoding glutamate-rich WD repeat-containing protein 1 produces MSAPDEDTFAEERDEMEEMDEAGSDDDEGVDMEEEGADGEGEKKVYVPGIEPLQPGEELEMDRSAYRMYHECQTGAPCLSFDILRDGDGDGREQFPLSMLVCAGTQADTALSNRLLVMRMHNLHGTEKEKEEEESSDEESDDDEDDEDKKPQMELAMMPHYGGINRVRVTRRGEQSLAAVWSEKGQVEIFDLQPQLEAVHSAAAMATFVKQQKEATALFSFSGHMTEGFAVDWSPTVPGRLVSGDCKKNIHVWEPREGGTSWQIDQRPFSSHTKSVEDLQWSPTEATVFASCSVDQSIRIWDIRSPPNSMLSANEAHSSDINVISWNRSEPFILSGGDDGLLKVWDLRQFKTGRPVANFKQHSAPITSVEWSPVDSSVFAASGADDVVSQWDLSVESCDVGARVGGVKDLPPQLLFLHQGQSEIKEIHWHPQIPGVMISTALSGFNVFRTISV; encoded by the exons ATGTCTGCGCCCGATGAAGACACGTTTGCCGAGGAAAGAGacgagatggaggagatggacgAGGCAGGCAGCGACGACGACGAAGGAGTGgacatggaggaggaaggagcggacggagagggggagaagaaaGTGTACGTGCCCGGGATTGAGCCGCTTCAGCCCGGAGAGGAGCTGGAGATGGACCGCTCCGCGTACCGCATGTACCACGAGTGCCAAACAG GAGCTCCATGTTTGAGCTTTGACATCctgagagatggagatggagacgGCAGGGAGCAGTTCCCTCTGTCCATGCTGGTCTGTGCGGGCACACAGGCGGACACAGCTCTGAGCAACAG ACTTCTCGTCATGCGCATGCACAACCTTCAcgggacagagaaagaaaaagaggaagaagaaagcagCGATGAAGAAAGTGATGACGATGAGGATGACGAAGATAAAAAGCCACAGATGGAGCTGGCCATGATGCCTCACTATGGAGGGATTAACCGCGTCAGA GTGACTCGGCGTGGAGAGCAGTCATTGGCTGCTGTCTGGTCTGAGAAAGGACAGGTAGAAATATTTGACCTCCAACCTCAGCTGGAAGCCGTGCACAGTGCTGCTGCTATGGCAACTTTTgtcaagcagcagaaagaaGCCACGGCTCTCTTCAGCTTCTCAGGTCACATGACTGAAGGCTTCGCAGTTGATTGGTCTCCTACAGTACCTG GTCGTCTTGTCAGTGGAGACTGCAAAAAGAATATCCATGTTTGGGAGCCACGAGAGGGAGGGACCTCATGGCAGATTGACCAACGGCCTTTCAGCTCCCACACCAAGTCTGTGGAGGATCTGCAGTGGTCACCCACTGAAGCCACG GTTTTTGCATCTTGTTCCGTGGATCAGTCTATTCGGATCTGGGATATCCGCTCCCCGCCCAATTCAATGCTCTCAGCCAACGAAGCTCACTCATCGGACATCAACGTGATCAGCTGGAACAGGAGCGAACCATTCATCCTGTCAGGAGGGGATGATGGGCTTCTGAAAGTATGGGATCTGCGACAGtttaag ACTGGCCGGCCTGTGGCCAACTTCAAGCAGCACAGCGCTCCCATCACATCTGTGGAGTGGAGCCCCGTGGACTCGAGCGTGTTTGCCGCCTCGGGAGCGGATGACGTCGTCAGCCAGTGGGATCTGTCCGTGGAGTCGTGCGACGTGGGCGCCAGGGTTGGGGGGGTGAAGGACTTGCCCCCTCAGCTACTGTTCCTGCACCAGGGTCAGTCGGAGATCAAGGAGATCCACTGGCACCCGCAGATACCTGGTGTGATGATCTCCACGGCTCTGTCAGGATTCAACGTGTTCAGAACAATATCCGTGTAG
- the zgc:174888 gene encoding uncharacterized protein zgc:174888, whose product MSLPVLLLLSLLTVQCGGGCDFEWQSVKNIQMTIDSNPTGFRTVFPKDYYVVHHYTKNMLCDTDPCCVYPAAVVLLDSWQVLLRNLWDEHINHSLILDLKQTLDKIIRKNKNTESFMEETDLAMFPTLSSSPEELLNLTSELFKRWLDVGCSPLIETCILPTLPPPVERKDYGPSRARLLTTRAISEKEGQPDKLMDSTQPSSNSGPPSFSYYSPVWSPLLFRLYWWLLP is encoded by the exons ATGTCACTGCCAG TTTTGCTGTTGCTATCACTCTTGACTGTCCAGTGTGGTGGTGGATGTGACTTTGAATGGCAAAGtgtgaaaaacattcaaatgactATCGACTCCAATCCGACTGGATTT CGGACCGTATTTCCCAAGGATTACTATGTTGTGCACCACTACACAAAAAACATGCTATGTGACACTGATCCG TGCTGTGTATACCCTGCAGCAGTAGTCCTCCTGGATTCCTGGCAAGTCCTACTCAGAAACCTTTGGGATGAGCACATAAATCACTCCTTAATCCTCGACCTGAAGCAGACACTGGATAAAATTataagaaagaataaaaatacagag AGCTTCATGGAGGAGACGGACCTGGCTATGTTCCCCACGTTATCTTCCTCTCCTGAAGAACTCCTCAACCTAACATCAGAACTTTTCAAGCGGTGGCTCGACGTTGGATGCTCACCTCTGATCGAAACTTGCATCCTGCCCACTTTGCCCCCACCTGTGGAGAGGAAGGACTACGGCCCATCGAGGGCCAGACTCTTGACCACCAGAGCTATCAGTGAGAAGGAAGGACAGCCTGACAAGCTGATGGACAGTACACAGCCCTCATCCAACAGTGGTCCTCCGTCCTTTTCGTATTACTCTCCTGTCTGGAGCCCCTTGCTATTCAGACTCTATTGGTGGCTGTTGCCATAG
- the leng9 gene encoding leukocyte receptor cluster member 9 yields MASDGLEMREDQRDDGTPLTAQDPLKPTAESTEGDADGVDVCQFFLMGKCRFGDRCRSSHSDPSVDDSGAVSPDQDDKRDQEKVEKHKKKQGKPSKPKYEAIEVNKKPRMRTADDVISRILWDPSVDASEFVVGYVDRFLGVLERPFNDFNWDANPCDCDYTTELALPRHRIQYFTYRGHRVWDRHSRTDRVFGSTGQSLAPPFGGEEEVKGINTEDQEQHQDLKTTDEQSPAVRGPEESETEESTHTESTHLEEDELREMSTHIPDSTQPAPKCSGNTCQGQQESRGACVTEEAAVRLEASADQKEEASIKEEANEDHEWQESWEGNEDLSCLRALNISQNPSVPAEQREEKRGGRPAKKRPTHFITFRANTPSILSCFQQLQEEITSLLPSSAPHWQTSSSLHVTMCLLVLPGPAEVAAAVEILRRFARLDRSPPVALTFPVKLKHFNGRVLYLSPQPQLHLQQLNNGLQEAYRKEGWLHRDSYNPRYHLTLAKVAGAEAERMFGGVADLKVGKGLNFGRLPVNTLHLCAMGVSKVDGFYETVCTVTLR; encoded by the exons ATGGCATCAGACGGATTAGAAATGCGAGAGGACCAGAGAGATGATGGGACACCTTTGACAGCGCAAGACCCCCTAAAACCCACAGCAG AATCAACAGAAGGGGATGCGGATGGAGTCGACGTTTGCCAGTTTTTCCTGATGGGAAAGTGTCGTTTTGGCGACCGATGTCGTTCGTCTCACAG TGACCCTTCAGTCGATGATTCAGGGGCTGTATCTCCGGACCAGGATGACAAACGGGATCAGGAAAAGGTggagaaacacaagaagaaacaaGGCAAACCATCAAAGCCAAAATATGAGGCAATAG AAGTGAACAAAAAGCCTCGCATGCGTACAGCAGATGATGTTATCTCTCGCATCCTGTGGGACCCATCAGTGGATGCTTCGGAATTTGTGGTGGGGTATGTGGATCGCTTCCTCGGTGTGCTGGAGCGTCCCTTCAACGACTTCAACTGGGATGCCAACCCCTGCGACTGTGACTACACTACTGAGCTGGCCCTGCCCAGACACAGGATCCAGTACTTCACCTACAGAGGGCACCGCGTCTGGGACCGCCACAGCAGGACCGACAGGGTGTTTGGCTCCACCGGTCAATCTCTGGCTCCCCCCTttggaggggaggaagaagtAAAGG GAATAAACACAGAAGACCAAGAGCAACACCAAGACCTAAAGACAACAGATGAGCAGTCACCAGCTGTCCGTGGGCCGGAAGAGAGTGAAACAGAGGAGAGTACTCATACCGAGAGCACACATCTGGAGGAAGATGAGCTGAGAGAGATGAGTACTCACATCCCGGATTCAACGCAACCGGCTCCGAAGTGTAGCGGAAACACTTGTCAGGGTCAACAGGAATCACGAGGAGCATGTGTCACAGAGGAGGCTGCAGTTAG ACTTGAGGCTTCAGCAGATCAGAAAGAGGAAGCGAGCATAAAAGAGGAGGCTAATGAAGACCATGAGTGGCAAGAAAGCTGGGAAGGCAATGAAGATTTG AGTTGTCTCAGAGCCCTGAACATCAGCCAGAATCCATCAGTGCCTgcggagcagagagaggagaagcgTGGCGGTCGGCCCGCTAAGAAACGACCCACGCACTTCATCACCTTCAGGGCCAACACTCCTTCTATCCTCTCTTGtttccagcagctgcaggaggagatcACCTCCCTTCTACCCTCCTCTGCCCCCCACTGGCAGACTTCCTCCAGCCTTCACGTCACCATGTGCCTCCTGGTGCTGCCCGGCCCAGCGGAGGTAGCCGCAGCTGTGGAGATCCTTCGACGGTTTGCCCGCTTGGATCGTAGTCCCCCGGTGGCTCTGACCTTCCctgtgaaactgaaacatttcaatgGGAGGGTGTTGTACCTGAGCCCCCAGCCTCAGCTTCACCTCCAGCAGCTCAACAACGGCCTGCAGGAGGCCTACAGGAAGGAGGGCTGGCTCCACAGGGACTCCTACAACCCACGCTACCACCTCACATTGGCCAAGGTAGCGGGCGCAGAGGCAGAAAGGATGTTTGGCGGGGTGGCGGACCTAAAGGTGGGGAAGGGTTTAAACTTTGGCCGTCTGCCGGTAAACACCTTACACCTTTGTGCCATGGGAGTCTCCAAAGTAGACGGTTTTTATGAGACCGTGTGCACGGTCACTCTTCGATAA
- the flcn gene encoding folliculin isoform X2 translates to MNALVALCHFCELHGPRTLFCTEALHPPSPSPSSQAGVPVPGDRDRDGDREGEGLTMRANSSATQRGEMCDGCRSLPASHPGFVSIDDETGIRFLSHQHPRQPQLFSVVRQACVRSLSCEVCPGREGPIFFGDEQHGFVFSHTFFIKDSLARGFQRWYSIVMVAMDRIYLINSWPFLLRHLRLTIQSLQSTALKVFDNEQGVCPQRAVRMNSVFSPAVFPHQRSGNAARSLTSLTQHPNLWASLHSSFSWLLKACGSRLTEKLLEGAPTEDTLVLIERQTEQEEEMSCWEGAEGGGSKSQRHLSESELGHDFLCDYAKLDELPGPKFRSLRHLRQVLGAAEFRQLVWHVLMGNQVIWRGADPGLIQSAFTVLKSLVPVGCVRSVPYSAQYEEAYKCNFLGLSPDVPIPTHVSSSEFSVLVDVSSERSCQISVMGEDDVSSLYQFTISSANTQPTDRGPTLLNKLEVALNNENLSVDVVSHCLLCLKEEWMNKVKVLFKFSKVDGRGREDTQKVLALLGATGPGEEDNVRLLKFWMTGLSKTYKSHLMTAVRGGERSPSQ, encoded by the exons ATGAATGCTCTGGTTGCTCTCTGTCACTTCTGTGAACTCCATGGCCCTCGCACATTGTTTTGCACTGAGGCGCTGCACCCTCCGTCCCCATCCCCGTCATCTCAGGCAGGTGTCCCAGTGCCTGGAGACAGGGACCGAGATGGAGACCGGGAAGGTGAAGGGCTGACCATGAGGGCCAACAGCTCGgccacacagagaggagaaatgtgTGAC GGATGTCGATCTCTTCCTGCATCTCACCCGGGCTTCGTGAGCATCGATGATGAAACAGGCATACGCTTCCTGAGCCACCAGCATCCCAGACAGCCACAGTTGTTCAGTGTGGTGCGCCAGGCCTGCGTTCGCAGCCTCAGCTGTGAG gTGTGTCCCGGTCGTGAAGGGCCAATTTTCTTTGGAGATGAGCAACACGGTTTTGTGTTCTCGCACACTTTCTTTATCAAAGACAGTCTGGCCAGAGGCTTCCAGCGCTGGTACAGTATTGTCATGGTAGCAATGGACAGGATCTACCTTATCAATTCCTGGCCTTTCCTGTTACGCCACCTTAGACTCACTATACAGAGCCTGCAAAGCACAGCCCTCAAG GTGTTTGACAATGAACAAGGAGTTTGTCCCCAGCGAGCAGTGAGGATGAACAGTGTCTTCTCACCTGCAGTTTTCCCACACCAAAGGAGTGGCAACGCAGCCCGGTCACTAACTTCTCTCACCCAGCATCCCAACCTCTGGGCCAGCCTGCACTCCTCCTTTAGCTG GCTACTGAAGGCCTGTGGGAGCCGTCTGACAGAGAAGCTGCTGGAGGGAGCCCCCACCGAGGACACACTGGTGCtcatagagagacagacag AgcaagaggaggaaatgagctGCTGGGAGGGAGCAGAAGGAGGCGGTTCAAAGTCACAGCGGCATCTGTCGGAGAGCGAGCTGGGCCACGACTTCCTGTGTGATTATGCAAAATTAGACGAGTTACCTGGCCCAAAATTTAGGTCACTGAGGCACTTGAGACAG GTCCTCGGGGCTGCAGAGTTTCGTCAGCTAGTGTGGCACGTGCTCATGGGAAATCAGGTCATATGGAGAGGCGCAGACCCCGGGCTCATCCAGTCTGCTTTTACAGTGCTAAAG TCTCTGGTGCCAGTAGGTTGTGTGCGTTCTGTGCCGTACAGTGCTCAGTACGAGGAGGCCTACAAATGCAACTTCCTGGGCCTCAGCCCAGATGTTCCTATTCCAACCCACGTCAGCTCCTCAG AGTTTTCAGTGCTGGTGGATGTCAGTTCAGAGAGAAGCTGTCAGATCTCAGTCATGGGCGAAGACGATGTTTCCTCACTTTATCAGTTCACTATCAGCAGTGCCAACACACAGCCCACAGACAGGG GTCCCACGTTACTGAACAAGCTTGAGGTGGCTCTGAACAACGAGAACTTGTCTGTGGACGTCGTATCTCACTGCCTATTGTGTCTGAAGGAGGAGTGGATGAA TAAGGTCAAAGTGCTGTTTAAATTCTCCAAAGTGGACgggcgagggagggaggacacCCAGAAGGTTCTGGCCCTCCTTGGCGCCACAGGACCCGGTGAGGAGGACAACGTCAGGCTGCTTAAGTTCTGGATGACTGGACTCAGCAAAACCTACAAGAGTCATTTAATGACAGCAGTgcgaggaggtgagaggagcccCAGCCAGTGA